The proteins below are encoded in one region of Desulfovibrio sp. Huiquan2017:
- a CDS encoding response regulator: protein MAKKILIVDDEVHIKMLLEQTLEELEDEFEVDLYTASDGEEGLEFIRSKRPDLVFLDIMMPKMNGYEVCRVIKDDPSLHDVKIILLTAKGQEVDRKQGLELGAMMYMTKPFDPDEILRVSKELLEL from the coding sequence ATGGCCAAGAAAATCCTCATTGTTGATGACGAGGTTCACATCAAAATGTTGCTTGAGCAGACGCTTGAGGAGCTTGAGGACGAATTCGAAGTGGACCTGTACACGGCCTCGGACGGAGAGGAAGGGCTGGAGTTCATCCGGAGCAAACGTCCGGACCTGGTTTTTCTCGACATCATGATGCCCAAAATGAACGGCTACGAGGTCTGCCGGGTTATCAAGGACGATCCCTCCCTTCATGACGTGAAGATCATCCTGCTCACGGCCAAGGGGCAGGAAGTGGACCGCAAGCAGGGGTTGGAGCTGGGGGCCATGATGTACATGACCAAGCCGTTCGATCCCGACGAGATCCTGCGCGTTTCCAAGGAACTGCTCGAACTGTAG
- a CDS encoding ATP-binding protein, protein MAALRNMSLFRKTGLVAFCLFGVISSLTSVLTAWTLYGLMTREYVSKGTAIAHSIAGASQEILLNRDAATVQSMIDQYLEIEGVAYVFVTDGEGLVVSHTFVPEFPPMLREVRGQKHETTVTSLEIAHYGRVIDICAPILGGLAGHVHVGMGKELILTYFWKVVFRMQGLLFIIFWVCVGILYMMMRRISRPLGQLTDYARKLAAHDFSATIDIRTRDELAVLGRAMMSMGQELSLLFSEMESEVDKATADLRDHMAYLAAIIDNLADGLLVVDVNGAVSVINPAMREFFGLGETPCKGRSPARLFPEEITSMADRIRRCTDEVLSAEIPLTRGRTGKAVGSSIFAGSPAGQCLGGVLLIRDITREKELDQLKTDFISTVSHELRTPMTSVLGFSKIIRKKLDKTVFPLLTGVGDVEKPINQVRGNMDIIVAEAERLTELINDVLDIARMEAGEIHWRDENVSVVSVLERSKEATRGLWEAKGLAVEVEAADGLPEVRGDRDRLVQVVVNLLSNAVKFTKEGPICCSAALEGEYVRVSVRDNGSGIDPADLRLVFDKFKQVGDTLTGKPEGSGLGLPICRQIVERHGGTIQAESEPGKGSVFSFTLPVVRETVEASREDAEPSRCPVYSGDAAWKGRAAPKVLVVDDDPALIEYLSQVFEEQGFAVCEARNGPEAVAAARSLLPDLITMDIMMPGMDGHQVIDRLRAMPETRDIPILVISALSGTGAGDMALLKPVDDEAVLEAAGTLLRGKACGDACIVLGESGECDLNGLRILCAGEVTFATAEEFWPLVEGGFRGTVFIAAEAVGGVELERLTRLGGVSVILLPPFAEN, encoded by the coding sequence ATGGCGGCGCTGAGGAACATGTCCCTGTTCAGGAAGACCGGTTTGGTCGCCTTCTGTCTGTTCGGGGTCATTTCGAGCCTGACCTCGGTTCTGACCGCCTGGACCTTGTACGGGTTGATGACCCGCGAATACGTCAGCAAGGGCACGGCCATCGCCCATTCCATCGCCGGGGCCAGCCAGGAAATCCTGCTCAACCGCGACGCGGCCACGGTCCAGTCCATGATCGACCAATATCTGGAGATCGAGGGCGTGGCTTACGTCTTCGTCACGGATGGCGAGGGACTGGTGGTCTCGCACACCTTTGTGCCCGAATTCCCGCCCATGCTGCGCGAGGTCCGGGGGCAAAAGCACGAAACGACCGTCACTTCGCTGGAAATCGCCCACTACGGGCGGGTCATCGACATCTGCGCGCCGATCCTGGGCGGACTGGCGGGACATGTGCACGTGGGCATGGGCAAGGAACTGATCCTGACCTACTTCTGGAAAGTGGTCTTCAGGATGCAGGGGTTGCTTTTCATTATCTTCTGGGTGTGCGTGGGTATTCTCTACATGATGATGCGCCGCATATCCCGTCCCCTGGGGCAGTTGACGGACTACGCCCGCAAGCTGGCCGCCCACGACTTCTCCGCGACCATCGACATCCGCACCCGTGACGAACTGGCCGTGCTCGGCCGGGCCATGATGTCCATGGGCCAGGAACTGTCGCTGCTCTTTTCCGAGATGGAGAGCGAAGTGGACAAGGCCACCGCCGATCTGCGCGACCACATGGCCTATCTGGCGGCCATCATCGACAACCTGGCCGACGGGCTGCTGGTGGTGGACGTGAACGGGGCCGTGTCGGTCATCAATCCGGCCATGCGCGAGTTTTTCGGTCTGGGCGAGACCCCGTGCAAGGGCAGGTCCCCGGCCCGGCTCTTTCCCGAGGAGATCACGTCCATGGCGGACCGGATACGGCGCTGCACCGACGAGGTGCTGTCCGCCGAGATTCCCCTGACCCGGGGGCGGACCGGCAAGGCGGTGGGGTCGTCCATCTTCGCGGGGTCTCCGGCGGGCCAGTGCCTGGGCGGGGTCCTGCTGATCCGCGACATCACCCGCGAAAAGGAGCTGGATCAGCTCAAGACGGACTTCATCTCCACGGTTTCCCACGAGCTGCGCACACCGATGACCTCGGTGCTCGGCTTCTCCAAGATCATCCGCAAGAAGCTGGACAAGACTGTTTTCCCCCTGCTGACCGGGGTCGGGGACGTGGAGAAGCCCATCAACCAGGTGCGCGGCAATATGGACATCATCGTGGCCGAGGCCGAGCGGCTGACCGAATTGATCAACGACGTCCTGGACATCGCCCGCATGGAGGCCGGAGAGATTCATTGGCGGGACGAGAACGTGTCCGTGGTTTCGGTCCTGGAGCGCTCCAAAGAGGCCACGCGCGGCCTTTGGGAAGCCAAGGGGCTGGCCGTGGAGGTGGAGGCGGCGGACGGCCTGCCCGAGGTGCGCGGCGATCGCGACCGGCTGGTCCAGGTGGTGGTCAACCTCCTGTCCAACGCCGTCAAGTTCACCAAAGAGGGCCCCATATGCTGTTCGGCGGCGCTTGAGGGCGAGTACGTGCGCGTGTCCGTTCGAGATAACGGCTCGGGCATCGACCCGGCCGACCTGCGCCTGGTTTTCGACAAGTTCAAGCAGGTGGGCGACACCTTGACCGGCAAGCCCGAAGGGTCCGGCCTGGGACTGCCCATCTGCCGCCAGATCGTGGAGCGCCACGGCGGGACCATCCAGGCCGAGAGTGAGCCCGGCAAGGGCAGTGTTTTCTCCTTCACGCTTCCCGTGGTCAGGGAGACCGTCGAAGCGTCCCGGGAAGATGCGGAGCCGTCCCGCTGTCCGGTCTATTCGGGCGACGCCGCCTGGAAGGGCCGGGCCGCGCCCAAGGTCCTGGTCGTGGACGACGATCCCGCGCTCATAGAATACCTCTCCCAGGTCTTCGAAGAGCAGGGCTTTGCCGTGTGCGAGGCGCGCAACGGCCCGGAGGCCGTGGCTGCGGCGCGGTCCCTCCTGCCCGATCTGATCACCATGGACATCATGATGCCCGGCATGGACGGCCATCAGGTCATCGACCGGCTGCGGGCCATGCCCGAGACCCGGGACATCCCCATCCTGGTCATCTCCGCCCTGAGCGGAACCGGGGCCGGGGACATGGCCCTGCTCAAGCCCGTGGACGATGAGGCCGTGCTCGAGGCCGCCGGGACTTTGTTGCGGGGCAAGGCCTGCGGCGACGCCTGCATCGTGCTCGGCGAAAGCGGGGAGTGCGACCTGAACGGACTGCGCATCCTGTGCGCGGGCGAGGTCACCTTCGCTACAGCCGAGGAGTTCTGGCCTTTGGTGGAGGGCGGGTTCCGGGGCACGGTGTTCATCGCCGCCGAGGCCGTGGGCGGCGTGGAGCTGGAACGGCTGACCCGGCTCGGGGGCGTTTCGGTCATTCTCCTGCCGCCCTTTGCCGAGAACTGA
- a CDS encoding HD domain-containing phosphohydrolase yields the protein MRNILRKAAEMAGGRCSLAISFEGEVVIVEGAASAKAFDRKGPGVVSAPIHFDEVHSGRLLMRPDGPEESVEYSRLLDFVTYSIQELVDMERARRSIAEEALAKYRELALFHRSVPNINASLHMRDVVNALIDECRLENYPGELGMIFLLEPSRKVFRLAVQFGFPFGTYLQPMVDSDLFQEVAASGRGEIVNDLDKDARWENELPGLGSMILIPINSPNRCEGVLILASRSTGIFEAAHRRSLSTLASVAGISVSNAFNFEGVQKLMSAILQALAEAIDARDPYTAGHSERVAHLAVAFAHALNEAGGYRSELFSDDELREIYYAGVLHDVGKIGIKEDVLTKRTRLPERRMDVIRARFQLLGQFDDFDWGQAFEYLSEVNKAMVPDASALEFVRKLGGRVMHRNGTDLRYLYDDELENLLLAYGNLTKDERREIQRHPAESERILQHIPMQDNFSHLLTIIRQHHERMDGSGYPDGIKGEDILPQSRLMAIVDIYDAVTQERHYKPAYTRSEAMKILRGEVEEGKLDIELTEFFLNNIENIELLSEQVKVTRATHLSALGNLSSL from the coding sequence TTGCGTAACATTTTGCGCAAAGCCGCCGAAATGGCCGGAGGCCGCTGTTCCCTGGCCATCAGCTTTGAGGGCGAGGTCGTCATCGTCGAAGGGGCGGCTTCGGCCAAGGCCTTTGACAGGAAAGGCCCCGGGGTGGTCAGCGCTCCGATTCATTTCGACGAGGTCCATTCGGGCCGTTTACTCATGCGCCCGGACGGGCCCGAGGAGTCGGTCGAGTATTCCCGGCTTCTTGATTTCGTGACCTATTCCATCCAGGAACTGGTGGATATGGAGCGGGCCCGGCGGTCCATTGCCGAAGAGGCCCTGGCCAAATACCGCGAACTGGCTCTGTTCCATCGTTCGGTGCCGAACATCAACGCTTCCCTGCACATGCGCGACGTGGTCAACGCGCTCATCGACGAGTGTCGGCTGGAGAATTATCCCGGCGAACTGGGCATGATCTTCCTGCTGGAACCTTCGCGCAAGGTCTTTCGGCTGGCCGTGCAGTTCGGCTTTCCCTTCGGAACCTACCTGCAGCCCATGGTGGACAGCGATCTGTTCCAGGAGGTGGCCGCTTCGGGCCGAGGGGAGATCGTCAACGACCTGGACAAGGACGCCCGTTGGGAAAACGAGCTGCCCGGCTTGGGCTCCATGATCCTCATTCCCATCAATTCGCCCAACCGGTGCGAGGGCGTGCTTATCCTTGCTTCCCGGAGCACCGGGATTTTCGAGGCCGCCCACCGACGCAGCCTGTCCACGCTGGCCTCGGTGGCGGGCATTTCGGTATCCAACGCCTTCAACTTCGAGGGCGTCCAGAAGCTCATGAGCGCCATCCTCCAGGCCCTGGCCGAAGCCATCGATGCTCGGGATCCGTACACGGCTGGGCATTCCGAGCGCGTGGCCCATCTGGCCGTGGCCTTCGCCCACGCCTTGAACGAGGCCGGGGGGTACCGGAGCGAGCTGTTCAGCGACGACGAGCTGCGCGAGATTTACTACGCGGGCGTCCTGCACGACGTGGGCAAGATCGGCATCAAGGAGGACGTCCTGACCAAGCGCACCCGGCTGCCCGAGCGGCGCATGGACGTCATCCGGGCGAGGTTTCAGCTTTTGGGGCAGTTCGACGACTTCGACTGGGGACAGGCCTTCGAATATCTGAGCGAGGTGAACAAGGCCATGGTCCCGGACGCCTCCGCCCTGGAGTTCGTCCGCAAGCTCGGCGGCCGGGTCATGCACCGGAACGGGACCGATCTGCGCTATCTTTACGACGACGAACTGGAGAACCTGCTCCTGGCCTACGGCAATCTCACCAAGGACGAGCGCCGGGAGATCCAGCGCCATCCGGCCGAGAGCGAACGCATCCTCCAGCACATTCCCATGCAGGATAATTTCAGCCATCTCCTGACCATCATCCGCCAGCACCATGAGCGCATGGACGGCTCGGGCTATCCTGACGGGATCAAGGGCGAGGACATTCTGCCCCAAAGCCGCCTCATGGCCATCGTGGACATCTACGACGCGGTTACCCAGGAGCGCCACTACAAGCCCGCCTACACCCGCAGCGAGGCCATGAAAATCCTTCGAGGGGAAGTGGAAGAGGGCAAGCTGGACATAGAGTTGACGGAGTTTTTCCTGAACAACATCGAGAACATCGAGTTGCTTTCCGAACAGGTCAAGGTAACCCGGGCCACACACCTGTCGGCCCTGGGCAATCTGTCCAGCCTCTAA
- a CDS encoding ABC transporter substrate-binding protein encodes MFCLPVRAAAEQGYALGMSAAFTGPIDGLGVELYRGSMAYFNYLDEHGGIHGKPVSLQILDDGYQPGPAIDNTIRFLRGDEPLCLMNYVGTPTVTRVLPLLKGYGGRQKLLFFPFSGAQPQREPPYDRFVFNLRASYREELAGLVDRFLALNRKRLAVFYQADAFGRSGWDGALRALRSHGFEMAGEATYRRGARFDEPMSRQVDILMRANPDAVLSIGSYAACAALIRDARDRGLDVPIANVSFVGSEKLLSLLLEAGRERGRDYTVGLVNSQVVPSYEDLSLPAVREYRELMDRYAPDAPALSDPAYVPLRYSFTSFEGFLNAKAMARILETYDANPAQGLRAAAESIHEADIGIDVPLRFGPDRHQGLNRVYFTTVRDGRFVPMDERRWRAWRR; translated from the coding sequence GTGTTTTGCCTGCCCGTCAGGGCGGCGGCGGAGCAGGGATACGCCCTCGGCATGTCGGCGGCCTTTACCGGTCCCATCGACGGCCTGGGGGTGGAGCTCTACCGGGGTTCCATGGCCTATTTCAACTATCTCGACGAGCACGGCGGCATCCACGGCAAGCCGGTTTCCCTTCAGATCCTGGACGACGGCTATCAGCCCGGTCCGGCCATCGACAATACCATCCGGTTTCTGCGCGGTGACGAGCCCCTGTGCCTGATGAACTACGTGGGCACGCCCACGGTGACCCGCGTCCTGCCCCTGCTCAAAGGGTATGGCGGGCGGCAGAAGTTGCTTTTCTTCCCCTTTTCCGGGGCGCAACCCCAGCGCGAGCCCCCCTACGACCGGTTCGTCTTCAACCTGCGCGCCTCCTACCGCGAGGAGCTGGCCGGGTTGGTGGACCGTTTCCTGGCCCTGAACCGCAAGCGGCTGGCGGTTTTCTACCAGGCCGACGCCTTCGGGCGCAGCGGCTGGGACGGGGCGCTCCGGGCGCTCAGGTCCCACGGTTTCGAAATGGCGGGAGAGGCCACCTACCGGCGCGGCGCGCGGTTTGACGAGCCCATGAGCCGACAGGTGGACATCCTCATGCGCGCCAACCCGGACGCGGTCCTGTCCATCGGTTCGTATGCCGCCTGCGCGGCCCTGATCCGGGATGCCCGGGACAGGGGGCTCGACGTGCCCATCGCCAATGTCTCCTTCGTGGGCAGCGAGAAGCTGCTTTCCCTGTTGCTGGAAGCGGGGCGGGAACGGGGGCGCGATTATACGGTTGGCCTGGTCAACTCCCAGGTGGTCCCGAGCTACGAGGACTTGAGCCTGCCCGCAGTGCGCGAATACCGCGAACTCATGGACCGTTACGCTCCCGACGCGCCCGCCTTGTCCGACCCGGCCTACGTGCCCTTGCGCTACAGCTTCACCAGCTTCGAGGGGTTTCTCAACGCCAAGGCCATGGCCCGCATTCTCGAAACCTACGACGCGAACCCGGCGCAGGGCCTGCGCGCGGCGGCCGAGTCCATCCATGAGGCGGACATCGGTATCGACGTGCCCCTGCGCTTCGGCCCGGACCGGCATCAGGGCCTGAACCGCGTTTATTTCACGACCGTCCGGGACGGCAGATTCGTCCCCATGGACGAAAGGCGGTGGCGGGCATGGCGGCGCTGA
- a CDS encoding anaerobic nitric oxide reductase flavorubredoxin: MSFKLTESVTWVGKIDWELQKFHGEEYSTFKGSSYNSYLVRDEKTVLIDTVYGPFGKEFVAELEREIDLNQIDCIVMNHCEVDHSGGLPELMRRIPDVPIYCSAQAVKILKGYYHSDWNFQVVKTGDTLSLGEKTLSFISAPMLHWPDSMFTYMDKENALFSNDAFGHHLASDLMYNDLVDQEELMKECIKYYANILTPFSKLVAKKINEVVALGVPVDFIFPSHGIMWRDNPLQIVQKYLEWADDYQEDQVTIIYDTMWNSTRDMAEAIASGIRQANERVVIKILHVGQRDKNDIITEIFRSKMVVAGCSTINKGILSHMAGMLEMIHGLSFKNKKGAAFGSYGWSGESVKMISDSLEKAGIELVADGLKTLWKPDEAGRQECEAYGRQLAENL; encoded by the coding sequence ATGAGCTTCAAACTGACGGAAAGCGTAACCTGGGTCGGTAAGATTGATTGGGAATTGCAAAAATTCCATGGAGAGGAATACTCGACCTTCAAAGGCTCCTCTTACAATTCCTACCTCGTCCGGGACGAAAAAACAGTTCTGATAGACACCGTCTACGGCCCCTTCGGAAAAGAATTCGTCGCCGAGCTGGAAAGAGAAATCGATTTGAACCAGATCGACTGCATCGTCATGAACCACTGCGAGGTTGACCATAGCGGTGGGCTTCCGGAGCTTATGCGCCGCATACCGGACGTGCCGATTTATTGTTCAGCCCAAGCGGTGAAAATACTGAAAGGCTACTACCACTCCGACTGGAACTTCCAGGTCGTCAAAACTGGAGACACTCTCTCCCTGGGAGAGAAAACCCTTTCCTTCATTTCGGCCCCGATGCTCCATTGGCCGGACTCCATGTTCACTTATATGGACAAGGAAAACGCTTTGTTCAGCAACGATGCCTTTGGTCACCATCTCGCATCCGACCTGATGTACAACGATCTGGTCGACCAGGAAGAGCTCATGAAGGAATGCATAAAATATTATGCAAACATCCTTACGCCGTTCAGCAAGTTGGTGGCAAAGAAAATCAACGAAGTGGTGGCGCTGGGAGTCCCCGTTGACTTCATCTTTCCCAGCCATGGCATCATGTGGCGCGACAACCCTCTTCAGATCGTACAGAAATACCTGGAGTGGGCGGATGACTATCAGGAAGATCAAGTGACCATCATCTATGACACGATGTGGAACAGCACGAGGGACATGGCCGAAGCGATCGCCTCGGGAATCCGGCAGGCGAACGAGCGGGTTGTCATCAAGATTCTCCATGTTGGCCAGCGCGACAAAAATGATATTATTACGGAAATCTTTCGTTCTAAAATGGTGGTTGCCGGTTGTTCAACCATCAACAAGGGTATTCTTTCCCATATGGCTGGAATGCTCGAAATGATCCACGGTCTTTCCTTCAAAAACAAGAAGGGGGCGGCCTTCGGATCCTACGGCTGGTCGGGAGAAAGCGTCAAAATGATTTCCGACAGCCTTGAAAAGGCAGGAATCGAGTTGGTTGCGGACGGGTTAAAAACGTTGTGGAAACCTGACGAAGCAGGTCGTCAAGAATGCGAAGCATACGGCCGGCAGCTCGCAGAGAATCTATAG
- a CDS encoding SIS domain-containing protein produces MCGIASFLSNNKWLDTPDTGWVTALDADFTAIRDTADLLDAAGPLTELAGHFYDLMSFGLHMRLVDDPETLRALSGIRDTIRALRNAAAVKLEQGPRTDELEGLHETLDDYLWQIEREVLVNVDRTLALMPGELAAAPEARDRHFLAWGAELVLQSIDKLEVRGRDSAGVALAFILPAGVDPEKDLTGGQKQELADRSSIGNADTRQVLVRRLGDGRTACRFLYKVAQLVGQLGDNGAALREFIKHDDLLWTMSQGIETLNIIAHTRWASNGIISVPNCHPVDGLVEGDMSTGLEKTMFVLNGDVDNYRTLVEESVLAKGAHIPPAISTDAKILPVLFHLGVEDTGDAEERFRNVLRRCEGSLAVVMQNLNDFDSQFLAQKGSGQSFYIGRTVDGWLVASEAYGMAARARSSFPVAVHRQGGVSVVLRDTDPADAVPVARYLDNGEPVELAEETIEIFSRDIFRGEFAHYIEKEIHEAPDSVRNTLHGKYIKKNGEVEFLPEGFGRGPALVGRFCDATRPIRRIICVGQGTAAVAAMAVARLLRRTLADTGMSIESYTGSELIGFMGDERMDDVFLIPVSQSGTTTDTNRVVDLCRDRGAWVNCIVNRRNSPLVQKSDSHIYTSNGRDVEMAVASTKAFYSQIAAGKLLSLWLADILSTLDKETILKEIMALEGLPELIDRVLENKDAIAEVARKYAPVHRYWALVGNGANCIAAQEVRIKLSELCYKSIPCDITEDKKHIDLSTEPLTLVMASDLPEMVVTDTVKETTIFRAHNGSPIVFCAEDENRFDRVAEATIKVPRAGGGLDFVLETVAGHWWGVSAAKAIDSHAEPFRKARVLIGEMIEDTARFDREKLLVALNLCNERIASGATDSALPARVAASLANYMLWLVNQSEAICATESRLDDILTILNKAIEEMTRPIDTIRHQAKTVTVGISRPQG; encoded by the coding sequence ATGTGTGGTATCGCAAGTTTCTTAAGCAATAATAAATGGTTGGACACGCCGGATACCGGATGGGTCACCGCCCTCGACGCGGACTTCACCGCCATCCGCGACACCGCGGACCTCCTTGACGCCGCCGGCCCCCTGACCGAACTGGCCGGACACTTCTACGACCTCATGTCCTTCGGGCTGCACATGCGCCTGGTGGACGATCCCGAGACGTTGCGGGCGCTCTCCGGCATTCGCGACACCATCCGGGCCCTGCGCAACGCGGCCGCCGTGAAGCTGGAGCAAGGGCCGCGCACCGACGAGTTGGAGGGATTGCACGAAACCCTCGACGACTATCTGTGGCAGATCGAGCGGGAGGTGCTGGTCAACGTGGACCGGACCCTGGCGCTCATGCCCGGGGAATTGGCCGCCGCCCCCGAAGCGCGCGACCGGCATTTCCTGGCCTGGGGAGCCGAATTGGTGCTCCAGTCCATCGACAAGCTGGAGGTACGCGGCCGTGATTCCGCGGGCGTGGCCCTGGCCTTCATCCTGCCTGCGGGCGTGGACCCGGAAAAAGACCTGACCGGGGGCCAAAAACAGGAGTTGGCCGACCGCAGCTCCATCGGCAATGCCGATACCCGGCAGGTGCTGGTGCGCAGGCTCGGCGACGGCCGGACCGCCTGCCGCTTCCTGTACAAGGTGGCCCAACTGGTGGGCCAGCTCGGGGACAACGGCGCGGCCCTGCGCGAATTCATCAAGCATGACGACCTGCTGTGGACCATGTCCCAGGGAATCGAAACCCTGAACATCATCGCCCACACCCGATGGGCGTCCAACGGGATCATTTCCGTGCCCAACTGCCATCCCGTGGACGGGCTGGTGGAGGGCGACATGTCCACCGGGCTGGAAAAGACCATGTTCGTGCTCAACGGCGACGTGGACAACTACCGCACCCTGGTCGAGGAATCGGTCCTGGCCAAGGGCGCGCACATCCCGCCCGCCATTTCCACGGACGCCAAGATCCTGCCCGTGCTCTTCCACCTTGGCGTGGAGGACACCGGCGACGCCGAGGAGCGGTTCCGCAACGTGCTCAGACGGTGCGAGGGCTCCCTGGCCGTGGTCATGCAGAACCTGAACGACTTCGACTCCCAGTTCCTGGCCCAAAAGGGATCGGGCCAGTCCTTCTACATCGGCCGGACCGTTGACGGCTGGCTGGTGGCCAGCGAGGCCTACGGCATGGCGGCCCGCGCCCGGTCCTCATTCCCGGTGGCCGTGCACCGGCAGGGCGGCGTATCCGTGGTCCTGCGCGACACGGACCCGGCCGACGCCGTGCCCGTGGCCCGGTACCTGGACAACGGCGAGCCCGTGGAACTGGCCGAGGAAACGATCGAAATCTTTTCGCGCGACATCTTCCGCGGCGAGTTCGCCCACTATATCGAAAAGGAAATCCACGAGGCGCCGGACTCGGTCCGCAACACCTTGCACGGAAAATACATCAAGAAGAACGGTGAAGTGGAGTTCCTGCCCGAGGGCTTCGGACGCGGCCCGGCCCTGGTGGGACGATTTTGCGACGCGACCCGACCCATCCGCCGAATCATCTGCGTGGGCCAGGGCACGGCCGCCGTGGCCGCCATGGCCGTGGCCCGGCTGCTCCGGCGCACCCTGGCGGACACGGGCATGTCCATCGAGTCCTACACCGGCTCGGAACTGATCGGGTTCATGGGCGACGAACGCATGGACGACGTGTTCCTGATCCCGGTTTCGCAGTCGGGTACGACCACGGACACCAACCGGGTGGTGGACCTGTGCCGCGACCGGGGCGCGTGGGTCAACTGCATCGTCAACCGGCGCAACTCCCCACTGGTGCAGAAATCCGACTCGCACATCTACACCAGCAACGGCCGGGACGTGGAGATGGCCGTGGCCTCGACCAAGGCGTTCTACTCGCAGATCGCGGCGGGCAAGCTGCTGTCCCTGTGGCTGGCGGACATCCTCTCCACCCTGGACAAGGAAACGATCCTCAAGGAAATCATGGCGCTGGAGGGACTGCCCGAACTGATCGACAGGGTCCTCGAGAACAAGGACGCCATCGCCGAGGTGGCCAGGAAATACGCTCCGGTACACCGTTACTGGGCCCTGGTCGGCAACGGGGCCAACTGCATAGCAGCCCAGGAAGTGCGCATCAAGCTCTCGGAACTGTGCTACAAATCCATCCCGTGCGACATCACCGAGGACAAGAAGCACATCGACCTGTCCACCGAACCCCTGACCCTGGTCATGGCCTCCGATCTGCCTGAGATGGTCGTCACGGACACGGTCAAGGAAACCACCATATTCCGGGCGCACAACGGCTCGCCCATCGTGTTCTGCGCCGAGGACGAAAACCGCTTCGACCGCGTGGCCGAGGCCACCATCAAGGTGCCCCGAGCGGGCGGCGGCCTGGATTTCGTACTCGAAACCGTGGCCGGCCACTGGTGGGGCGTGTCTGCGGCCAAGGCCATCGATTCCCATGCCGAGCCGTTCCGCAAGGCCCGCGTGCTCATCGGCGAGATGATTGAGGACACGGCCCGATTCGACCGGGAAAAGCTCCTCGTTGCCCTGAACCTGTGCAATGAACGCATCGCCTCGGGCGCCACCGACTCTGCCTTGCCCGCCCGCGTGGCCGCCTCCCTGGCCAATTACATGCTCTGGCTGGTCAACCAGTCCGAGGCCATCTGCGCCACCGAGTCGCGCCTCGACGACATCCTGACCATCTTGAACAAGGCCATCGAGGAAATGACCCGGCCCATCGACACCATCCGCCACCAGGCCAAGACCGTCACGGTCGGCATCAGCCGGCCGCAGGGATAA